A region of the Pseudobacteroides sp. genome:
TTTGTGAAGGGGGCTAATAGATGGCTTACGATCAGATTTGGAAACAGGATGAAGAAAATCTGAACAATGTCGAGAAAATCAAATTAAGAAGAGACGGGCTTGATGTTGTTGACACAATTATAAATAAATACTCAAAGCAAGGACTGGATTCGGTATCAGAGGATGATAAGATACTTTTAAAATGGGCAGGGATTTATGAACAAAGGCCCAAAACCGGTCAGTTCATGCTAAGGGTGCGTATCAATACGGGAATAATGAGTTCGGTTCAGGCAAAAACATTGGCAGACATCTCTCATAAGTATGGCAGGGATTATGCCAGAATAAGTACAAGGGGTGCAGTTCAATTTTATAATATTGAGATAAATGATTTGCCGGATATTTTTAAGATGCTTGAAAGTGTGGGGCTTGCAAGCTATGAGTCCTGTGGTGATTGTCCTAGGACTGTTGTAGGCAATCCTTTAGCAGGAATTGATAAAGATGAGTTAATGGATACAACTGACATAGTTAATGAGGTAAATAACTTTTTTCTCTTAAACAGAGACTTTTCCAACTTGCCGAGAAAATTTAAGATTTCAATATCATCAAGCATAAACAACCCGGGAAATTGCGAAATAAATGACATTTCCTTTACTCCTGCGGTTAAGGTAGTTGATGGAAATGAAGTTATTGGGTTTCATTTTAGAGTGGGTGGAGGGCTTTCAACAAAACCTAATATGGCAAAAGAGGTTGATGCCTTTGTTCTTCCGGAGGATGTCTTAAGGGTAGTGGTAGGAGCTGCAACAATATTCAGGGACTTTGGTTACAGAAAAAGCAGAAATCATGCCCGCTTGAAGTTTCTTATAGAAGACTGGGGAGTAGAAAAATTTACCCAGAAATTGTTTGAGTATACAGGCAAGCTGCCGTCAAAGGGCATAGACAAGGTAGAAAATTGGAACAGCTCATATTTCTATGGTGTTAATAAGCAAAAGCAAAAAGATAAAAGCTATATTGGAATACATGTACCGTTAGGAAGCCTAAAATCAGGCCAGTTAACTGAATTGGCCAAGATAAGTGAAAGGTTTGGCGATGGTTTTATAAGAACCACTTCAAGCCAGAATATTATTATAACAGGGATTAAGAATTCTGATATTGATGAGGTATTAAGCCTGCCAATTTTTAAGGATTTGAGCCCAAATCCCAAAACATTTTTAAGTCATTTAGTGGCGTGTACCGGTTCAAAGTACTGTAATCTTGCCCTGGCAGACACACAAAAAATCGGGGAAAGGCTTGCAAGCTATCTTGACAGCAAACTGAAGCCTGATACACCTATACGTATAAACATAACAGGCTGTCCTAATTCTTGCGGACACCTTCATATAGCTGATATTGGCCTGCAGGCTGCCATGGTAAAATCAGAGGATAAGATGGAAGAGGCGTATGATGTCTTTATTGGCGGAAAGCTTGGACCTGGGGCACAATTCGCTCAGAAACTAAAAGGACGTGTTAAGGAAGATAATTTGCTGTCGCTAATTTACATGTTTGTTTCAGTCTATTTGGAGAAACGAGATGGTGCAGAGTCATTTAATGAGTTTGTAAAAAGACTGGAAATATCATTTTTTCAGGAAATTTTGGATAACAACAATCATTGATAGCACAACGAAAAGTCATGAATAAGAAAAACAAGCTGTAGTCATTATATGCAGACAGCTTGTTTTTCTTAATTAATTTTGCTTAGTTATTTTTCATTCATGCCTTAATTAACTCATTAAATTGTTCTTTTCATAATAATAGCCTGAAAACTCCAGTTTGTCAGCTACCTTTGCCTGAGGAGGAAGAGTGATGTCTTTAAGAACATACTCCTTGAACACCTGATATCCGGTTCTGTCCACGATATATCCCACATGCTCCTTGCCATCTGGACTATCCTTGTCAATGAATTTATCGATGTAGATATATAAGTTTTTGATAACCTTAATAATTGTCTCCTTGTCAACCCACTCAAGAAAAGTAGCTGCAAGACGGGGGTTTTTCTTACCGGTCCTGCCCATGACAACCACACGGAAAAAGTTCTGGGGGTTTCGGTGCCAGGCATTAGTGGGGCATTTCATGATACATTCACCGCAGCCTATGCATCTGGTTTTGTCAAGCTTAATCTTATAGTTTACCATGGATAGTGCTCCAGTAACTCTGCGTTTGCAATTCTTAACACAGGCATTGCAGGAGATGCATCTGTATTCGTCATATTGCCTGTCAACCTGACCGATTATTCCAATATCCTGTAAATGAGCCTTAATACAGTCGTTTGGACAGCCTGTCAATGCGATTTTTACATGGTAGTCATTGGGGAAGGCTGTTTTTTCGATCTCATAGGCAAAAGCAGTTGTGTCATAGTTTGCAAACGGACATACCCTGTTACCTATACAAGCGGATATGTTCCTTGTACCTGCAGCAGGATAACCTTCTAAGGGAGTATCGATTTCAACACCGTGTAAAACCTCTATTTCGGTTATATATGGAGCAATAATATTATTTATCTCCTGCATGTTTTCAAAGTCAATTTGAGGTATTTCAAAACCTTGCCTGCTTGTTATGTGAACGGTTCCGTTTCCGTATCTGTTGGCAATTTCCTTTAAAAGATCAAAGTGCTTTACGTTAAGGTGGCCGCCTGGAACCCTTATTCTTAATGCTGTTTTCCCTCTTTTTTTAGTAATTCTCCATGCATTCTTCTTAACTTTTTTTGTATTTATTGACATCTCTACACCAACCTTTTCAATCAATAAGAGTCTTTGCCTTGGTATACCTGAAAACAGGCCCCTCAAGGCATATATAGGTTTCATCTATTTTGCAGTGACCGCATTTACCAACTCCGCAGCTCATGTTTCGTTCGAAGGAAACCCAGATGTTTTCCTCTTTGATCCCAAGTTTGATAAACTCCCTGGCAGTGCAACTCATCATAATTGGGGGACCCACAATAATAACTTCTACATTGTCAAAATCCTTTACCTTTACATGAGAAACAAAATCAGTTATAAAACCTGTATTACATGCCCAAGCGGAATCATTGCGATCCACAGTCAGAATAACGTTCATATCCTGAGATTTTGTCCATTGATCCACTTCGCCTTTAAAAAGGATGTCTTTTGGAGTTTTAAATCCTATCAATACATCAAGTCCATTTACTTCGTCCGGATTGTTTAAAAAATGCTTAATAATGCTTTTGACAGGTGCAAGTCCGGTACCGCCTGCAGACACTATCAGCTGTTTATTCCTGTATGAGTCAAGGGAAAAGCCGTTGCCGTAAGGACCGCGTAGATGGATATAGTCTCCGGCCTTTAGCTTTTTTATTTCATTTGTTACCTTACCTATGTGACGGATAGTCAGATCTATAAAACCTGTTCCAAAATCAGAAATGGATATGGGGCATTCTCCGACCGTAGGTATGGACACTTGAAGAAACTGCCCATGAACGACAGGCTTATCATATTCGACCCTATAAGTATAGTCAATTTCTGTTTCGGGGGTGACTTGCACAATTTTATATTTCTTTGATAAAAAACTATTTTCCATCGGTATTTGCTCCTTCTGCCAGTTTAGCCAATTTGTTAACAGAATTGGAGTAGGATATATACTCGGGGCAAACTTCGTCACATCTGCCGCATCCAGTACACATGTTGTACCCAAAACGCTTTTTAAAATCATATACTTTGTGAAAAACCTTAAAGCGCATCCTTTCTCCGTTGCTCCTTCTGAATGAATGTCCTCCTGCCATATCGGTATAGCCGTCAACATGGCAGCTTGCCCAAACGCGTCTTCTTTCTCCTGCGTTTGGCTGGCCGTCATACTTTATATCCTGCATTGACCAGCAGGTACAGGTCGGACATACAAAATTGCATCTTCCGCAGGCTATACATCTTTTGGTGTATTCGGACCAGATATCATCTTGGAACATATCCATTGTGATCTTGTTTATATCAGGTACTGCTACCTTTACCTGATTTGACTTAACAAACTCAGGGGAGAAGTCAGTTTTTTTACCTTTGTCCTGGAAGTATTTATCAAATTCCGAATTATTAAAGTGGCATGAAACTTTATTATCATTAAAGCGAAGAGCAATGTCATAATTATTTGTTTCATTCATGCCCATAGATACGCAGAAGCATGAGTCAAACCCCTCTCTACATTCAAGCATGAATATTTTAATCTTGTCTCGCAGCCTCTTATAGTAGTAGTCCCCATTGTTGCCGCCATTTTTTATAAACACCGATTCCAATATGGACAATGAGTTTATATCGCAAGGTCGCATCAGAATAATATATTTTTTATCATCAATCTGCGGAACTACCTCCTCATCGTTAAAGAAATAAAACAAAGTTTGTGTGATGGGAAAGTATATTTCCTTGGGAGAAAAATCGGACTTTTCATCATGAATTATGGAATACACATCTTTGATTTCCGAATACCTGACTATATCAGTACCAGAGTAAGTTCCTATGCCTTCATGCTTGACAGGAGCAAAGATGGTGTATTCTTTATTGAGCTCTTTAAGTACTTCATCAAATTGAGAACAAGTCAGTTCAATAGACATATCAGGACTCCTTTATAACTTTTTTTGAAGATATAAACCAGTACACAAAACCCATAAAGAAGGAACCGCCTGCAATGTTGCCCAGGGTAACGGGTACCAGGTTATTTATAAAACCAATCCAGTTCACGCTTGGATCGGTATGGGGAGCAAAAATTCCCATACCTAGAAGAGTCATGTTTGCGACGCTGTGTTCGAAGCCTGAACCTATAAATCCAAAAAGACACCAGAATATCAGCATAAGCTTGGCTGTCTCCTCCTTTGCTCTAGCACACATCCATATGGCAAGACACACAAGAAGATTACAGAGTAGGCCCCTGAAAAACAATTCACTAAAGGGGGCCGTCATCTTCATTGCAGATGTGCCGACAATAAATGAGTTTAGAGGCTCCTTTGCAATAAGTCCGGTTCCGGCCATAATTCCTGCCAGCATCAGTGAGCCTGCAAGATTTCCCAGATAGCTTAGAACCCAAACCTTTGCAGTATCAAGCCAGCTTACCTTCTTTTCAAGGTTGCCGATTACCATTACCATGTTGTTTCCGGTAAAAAGTTCGGCACCGGCAAAAATAACCAGAGTCAATGCAAGGGAAAATGACACACCCATCAATGCTTTAAGGAAGGGTATATTAGCTTCCTTCAAAGGTGCTCCTACGGAGAAAATCAGTATGATACCCAGCCCCACATATATACCGGCCATCATCGAGTATATAAAATACCTTAAAGGTGTTTGTTTGAGAAAGTTTGCCTTGTTTTTTGCGGCCTCGGAAAGCTTGATAACAGTTTCTTTTTCCAAAGTTTATCAGCCCTTTTCATTTTATATTACATAAATTTATATCGAGTAAATTAAACATTTTAATAATTATACTATAAATAATTAAAAAAATTCGTATCCATAGATACCAAATTTACTTTTATTAGTAAAGAACAAAATGACTTGCAATTTTGCAACATGAACCATAATTTCTTAACATAGAAAAAATACACACCCTTTAGGATGTGCATTTTTTCTATGTTAAGAAATTATAATGTATTCTACAACGCAACTTTCAACGAATTTATTCTTTGCCGTTCCAGCAGTATGTGCATACGTTATCCCATGGTAATCCGATTGCATCAAGCATATCGTACAGGGATTGATATTTTAACGTTGTGAAGTTCAAACGCTTTTTTATGCAATCAATCATGCAATTGTATTTATCTGTTCTCGGATCACAGTATTGATCCAATGAATCAGGCTCGCCACCTTCCAATTCCTGTATGGCTTGTCTAGCTACCAGGTCCATTTCTGAGTTTGATCTTGAAAAGTTCAGGTATTTGCAGCCATAAACCAGCGGCGGACAGGCCGGTCGAACATGGACCTCCTTGACATTACAACTGTAGAGCAATTCAGCCGTCTCCCTCATTTGGGTACCGCGAACAATCGAGTCGTCGCAAAACAGAAGCCGCTTACCTACAACCAGATCAGTGATGGGTATAAGTTTCATCTTCGCCACAAGGTTTCTTATACTCTGATCTTGAGGCATAAAGCTTCTGGACCAGGTTGGGGTATACTTGATAAAAGGCCTTCCAAAGGGAACCCTGGACTCATTGGAATAACCTATGGCATGTGCAATACCAGAATCAGGTATTCCGGCCACCAAATCTATTTCTACATTGTCATTACGTGCTAATGCAGCACCATTACGATAGCGCATTACCTCGACATTCATTCCTTCATAGGATGAAGATGGATAACCATAATAGACCCAAAGGAAAGCACAAATTTTCATTTTATCGCCAGGGGGTGAAATTTTCTGTATGCCGTCCGGTGTCAAAAGAATTATTTCCCCAGGGCCAAGCTCATATTTCGTTTGATATCCCATATTTGCGAAAGCACAAGACTCAAATGATACACAGTATGCACCTTCTTTTTCTCCTACAACAAGAGGTGTTTTTCCAAAACGGTCCCTTGCAGCATAAATTCCTTCAGAGGTCAGTATCAGCATGGTGCATGAGCCGTCTATGGCTTGTTGTGCATTTAAGATACCTTCCTTAAAGGACTCGCCTTCATCTATTAAATTGGATACAACTTCGGTAGGGTTGATTACTCCTCTGCTCAACTCCAGGAAATGAGTATTCTGTTTTGCCAGAGATTTGTCTACAAGATCCTGAAGGTTGTTTATACGCCCAACTGTGGATATTGAATAATACCCAAGGTGGGAATAGACAGTCAAGGGTTGCGGCTCAGTATCGCTTATGCAGCCTATTCCCATATTTCCTTCCATACCTGACAAATCTTCTTCAAACTTTGCCCTAAACTGTATATTTTGAATGTTGTGAATGGATCTTACAATACTGTTTCCGTTCCATACTGCCATTCCCCCGCGGCTTGTGCCTAAGTGTGAGTGGTAGTCGGTACCGAAATACAGATCCATAACACAACTGCTTTTTGAAACTACACCAAATAGTCCTCCCATTATAAATACACTCTCCCATGTTATTTGAAATAAATTAATTTCTGCCGGTAACTTTTAGTCTAGATTAAAAGTGATAAATCTAATACATTTATCTGTAGCAAATCTCGTTGAAGCGTTCGATAATGTCTAGGAAATTATGTTGTATGCTACACCATAATTTCTCACGACAACTTCAAGGTTGCAAAATTGCAAGCAATTTTGTTTTTGCTCCGCCAAATGTAAGATTATTAACACTTTTAATCTATAATATCGTTGTGGTAATCTTGTACGGATTTTACCTTATCTTCTTTAAGATGGGTTTCCTTGTAAGATTTAATACCTTTAGCACTTGCAAGTGCGGCTGTAAGTGTAGTAATATATGGTATCTTATATTTTATAGCGGTCTTACGAATATAAGAATCGTCATGCTGGCCTTGTTTGCCGATTGGTGTATTTACAATCAACTGGATTTCTTTGTTTGTTATAGCATCCGTTATATTTGGGCGACCTTCTTGCAGCTTTTTAATTAATTCAGACTTAATACCGTTTTGGGTCAAAAAGTTATGAGTTCCTTCAGTTGCTACTATTTTAAAGTCTAGGCCAACAAATATCTTTGCAACCTCGAGCATAGCGGATTTATCTTTTCCTGCTACACTGAACAAGACGGTTCCTGAAGTGGGCAGAGGTGCTTGTGTAGCTTCCTGTGCTTTGAAGAAAGCAAGGCCGAATGAGTTTGCAATGCCTAAAACTTCCCCTGTAGAACGCATTTCAGGCCCTAGGAGAGGATCAACTTCATGGAACATGCTAAACGGGAATACAGCCTCTTTTACTCCAAAATGTGTAATCTTTTTGGATTTTAACTCATTTATAGCTGATTTCTTGCCTGTAATATCAGCCATAATAGCTTCTGTTGCAATGTGGGCCATTGATATATTACATACCTTTGAAACCAGAGGAACTGTCCTTGAAGCACGAGGATTGGCTTCTAACACATAAACCCGGTCATCTGCAATAGCATATTGCATGTTCATCAGACCTACCACTTTAAGCTTCCTTGCTATCTTTGCCGTATATTCGTAAATTGTCTGCAAATGCTTGGGCGAAATATTGATAGGAGGTATAACACATGCTGAGTCTCCAGAGTGGATACCTGCCAATTCAATATGCTCCATAACGGCAGGGACAAAAGCTTCTGTTCCGTCAGCAATGGCATCTGCTTCTGCTTCAATAGCATTTGCCAGGAATCTGTCTATCAGTATAGGACGTTCAGGAGTAATATCAACAGCAGCTTTGACATATTGGGTAAGCATTTCTTCATCATAAACCACTTCCATGCCGCGGCCGCCAAGTACGTATGACGGTCTAACCATTAAAGGATATCCGATTCTGTTTGCAATTGAAAGTGCCTCTTCCAGGTTGCTGGCCATGCCGGATTCAGGCATTGGAATATCAAGCTCTTCCATTATTTTACGGAACATGTCACGGTCTTCGGCAAGGTCTATTGTATCAGGTGTGGTTCCTAGAATTTTAACTCCGGCTTTTTCAAGTTCTCCCGCAATGTTTAACGGAGTCTGGCCGCCGAATTGGATGATTATTCCTATGGGATTTTCTTTGTTGTAAATGCTTAGTACATCTTCAACTGTCAGTGGCTCAAAATATAGCTTATCTGATGTATCGTAGTCAGTTGATACTGTCTCAGGATTACAGTTTACAATTATCGTCTCAAAGCCCAAATCACGCAATGCGAAAGCTGCATGTACACAACAGTAATCAAACTCAATCCCTTGACCGATACGGTTAGGACCCCCACCGAGTATCATTACTTTCTTTTTATTACTGGACTCTGTCTTATCATTGGCATTGTAAGTTGAGTAATAGTATGCAGCATTTTCTACGCCGCTAACAGGAACAGGTTCCCATCCTTCCACTACGCCTAAAGCTACACGCTGTTTTCTGATTTCTTCTTCAGGGATGTTTAGAAGCTTTGATAAATAGCGGTCGGCAAAACCGTCTTTTTTAGCCTGGACAAGCAAATCGTCAGGAAGTTTGCTTCCGGTGTGCTTTAATATTTCTTCTTCTAATAAAACAAGATCTTTCATTTGCTGAATGAACCACTGCTTGATGTGGGTCAAGCGGCTGAGTTCATCAATATCTGCTCCCTTACGCAATGCTTCATACATAATGAATTGACGCTCGCTGGATGGCTCTCTCAGCATTTCCATAAGCTCAGATAGTGAACAATTGTTAAAGTTCTTTGCAAAACCTAAGCCATACCGCCCGGTTTCAAGGGAACGAATTGCTTTTTGAAAGGCTTCCTTGTAGTTTTTACCAATACTCATAACTTCCCCGACAGCCCTCATCTGGGTTCCAAGTTTATCCTGGGAGCCTTTGAATTTTTCGAAGGCCCAACGTGCAAACTTAACAACTACATAATCACCTGAAGGTGTATATTTTTCCAGTGATCCGTCACGCCAGTAGGGAATTTCGTCTAAAGTAACACCGGCAGCCAGCATTGAGGATATCAATGCAATTGGGAAACCTGTAGCTTTAGATGCCAGAGCGGAAGAACGTGAAGTACGAGGGTTTATTTCTATAACTACTACACGACCGGTTTTGGGGTCGTGAGCAAACTGTACGTTGGTGCCTCCGATTACTTGTATTGCTTCAACTATATCGTAGGCGTGTCTTTGAAGACGTTGTTGGAGTTCGGGACTTATAGTCAGCATAGGTGCGGAGCAGAATGAGTCTCCTGTATGCACACCTATAGCATCAATGTTTTCTATAAAGCACACAGTAATCATTTGGTTTTTGGAGTCACGAACAACTTCTAGTTCAAGTTCTTCCCATCCAAGTACCGATTCTTCAACAAGAATTTGACCGATAATGCTTGCAGCAATTCCACGCTGAGCAACAATCCTTAACTCTTCAATATTGTATACCAGTCCGCCGCCTGTACCCCCCATGGTATAAGCTGGGCGAATTACAACCGGAAATCCAAGCTCAAGGGCAATTTTTTCAGCCTCTTCAACACTGAAGGCAGGTTTGCTGCGTGGCATTTCTATACCGAGTCTGTTCATGGTTTCTTTAAATGCAATCCTGTCTTCGCCTCGTTCTATTGCATCTACCTGAACTCCTATAACTTTAACACCATATTTTTCAAGCACTCCTGCTTTTGACAGCTCAAGGCACAGGTTAAGTGCGGATTGACCTCCTAAATTCGGCAGCAATGCATCAGGACGTTCTGTATCGATAATCTGAGTTAATCTTTCTACATTAAGCGGCTCAATATAAGTTGCATCAGCCATGACCGGGTCAGTCATGATAGTTGCTGGATTAGAGTTTACCAGTACTATTTTGTATCCGAGTTTCCGGAGAGCTTTACATGCTTGAGTACCGGAATAATCAAACTCACATGCTTGTCCTATAATTATGGGTCCGGAACCAATAATTAGTATTTTGCTGGTATCATTTCTTTTAGGCATATTTTTACTCCTTCTTTATTAATAAAACTGTCTAGAAGATATTATATAATAGATGATGAATAAATTACATCGGTTACATAAATTTTTTTATATACAAAATCGCTGGCGATTTTGCAACCTTGGTGTTGTCATGAGAAGTTGTGGTGTTGAATACACCATAATTTCCTAGACATTAAAAAAAGGCCCTATACAGCGGTTATGCTGCACAGGGCCCGAAAGCTTTTTATACTTTATATTTTTCCAGCTTGTTGTCAAGCTCTTGTACCAGAGCAACCAGATGGTGTGATGAGGAATTCATTTCATCTATGAATTTTAATTGACTTTCAATGGAGGTTGTTACGTCTTTGCTTGATGATGCGGTTTGTACAGATACTTCCGAAATGTGTTCGATTGCTTTTATGACATCATTTTTGTCATTCTGCATTTTTTGTATGGATTCATTGACCTGCTGAATTTTATTGACAACCAAGTTTATTGCATTGGCAATATCGTTAAATGCACTGTCGGTTTTATTTACAGCGAGATTTTGTTCCTGGGAGACCTTTTTCATCGCTTCCATGGATATTATTGCATGCCGTGTTTCTTCCTGAATGCTTTGCACAAGTGTGTTTATTTCTTCGGTGGATTTTCTGCTTTGGTCTGCAAGTTTCCTTACTTCCTCTGCTACTACAGCAAATCCTTTTCCGGCTTCACCGGCTCTTGCGGCTTCAATGGCAGCATTTAAGGCCAACAGATTGGTCTGCTCGGCAATGCTTTCGATAGACTCAACAAACAAGCCGATGTCCTTAGTGGTATCCGTAAGTTTTTCTACAACCAAAAATATTTTTTCCGATGTATCAAAATTTTCCTTGGATTTTTCTCTTAGGACATTTACCGATTGAAGCCCAATATTATTTAAGTTGTTTATTTTATTTGTTTCCGTAGCCACTTCGGAATAGCTTTCAAACACAAAGTTGATTTGTTGGGATAGTTTTTCAACAACACCCACACCTTGCTGGGCTTCTGCTGCCTGATCAGAGGAACTGGCAGCTATTTCATCCGCTGTTTGAGAAATGGCTTTAATAGCTTCCGAAGCATCTATAGCGGTTGAATTGACTTGGGTTGTTGACTTCACTATATTTGAGGAGAGAGTGTGAAAGCTTTTAATAAGCTGATTGGTATCACTTAGTACAGAGTTGAAGAAAGATGCCATTTTGGAGAAATAACCATAGTCGCCAATGTTTATGGGCTCGGAATAATCTCCGTTGGTTATTTTCTCCAATTGTGCATTCATTTGTCTTATTATTCGGTTAAATGTCATGTCGGTAGCTTTTTTAATCAAGAGAGCTATAGCAAGACAGGCACTGGTATTAAAAATAAGCGGTCGGATATTGTAGTTGGATTGTGCAAATGTCAGCAGACCTGTTGCAAGGGCAATTATAACTACCAGTAAGTAGGCTATTCTTAAGGGACTTATAAAAGCACGTTTCATAAATATAAGACCTCCATTTTTAGTTTTAGGAATGAATAAACCAATTAGAGATAGACAAGAGATGTTTTTTAAAAAGTTGTTGAATTACATTTGGAAAATTGTTGTTACCATAATATTAATATAATTCTATAAAACCATGAAAACTCCTTCTTGAATATTCAAAAAATGTTGTAAATATATTTATTTGGTATTGACAAAATCTTTTGGGTATACTTTTATTAAGTAGTAACTTCAATTTTGCAATATTACGGGAGGAAACATGAAAGAAGAGAATGTTATGGAAAATAAACGACTTATAGGTTGGGAGAGGAGAACAGCTATATTTTTATCCAGCCAGACCTTCTCCTTGTTCGGGTCTTCATTAGTGCAGTTTGCTATAATATGGTACATAGCTAAAACCACCAACTCAGGAATTATGGTCACCATCTCAACAATATGCTCGTTTTTACCTCAGCTGTTTATATCGCTGTTCGCAGGAGTTTGGGCCGACAGATATAATCGAAGGATGTTAATTGTATTGTCAGACGGGATGATCGCAATTTCTACCTTAATTTTAGCTGTTGTATTTTTTATGGGCTATAAAGGAATGGTGCTTATTTTCTTAATTTCGGCAATCCGTTCTTTGGGGACAGGAATACAAACCCCTGCCGTTAGTGCATTTATTCCTCAAATAGTTCCTGAAGAAAAATTAATGAGAATAAATGGTATCAACAGTACCATCCAATCATTAGTGTTTCTTGTATCACCTGCTGCCAGCGGTGCTATTCTTTCTACCAGCACTTTTGAATCCATTTTGTTTATAGATGTTATTACAGCGGCTGTTGGAATAACCCTATTACTGGCACTTAAAGTTCCTGCTCACAAAAGGGCATCGGATAAACCTGATACCGATTACTTCCATGATCTCAAAGAAGGGCTCAGGTATTCCTTTAGAAATACGTTTATTAAAAATTTGCTTTTATTCTATTCTATATTTATGTTTTTGATTGTGCCTGCTGCATTTCTTAATGTTTTAATGGTTACCAGAGTATTCGGAAATGAGTATTGGCAGCTTACCGCCAATGAAATGGCCTTTTTTGCAGGTTCCATTGTTGGAGGAATTGCTATTGCATCATGGGGAGGCTTTAAGAACCGTATTGTTACATTAGTTTTCGGCTGCTGTATCTTCGGTGTTTTAACAGTGGCTATCGGTTTTGTAAAAATCTTTTATGTTTATCTGGGAATCATGGTTCTTACAGGCATAACCATGCCGATGTTTAATTCTCCGAGCATGGTCTTATTGCAGGAGAAGGTTGATATCGATATGCAGGGAAGAGTATTCAGCCTTATACAGATTGTTTCATCGGGAATTATGCCATTGGGTATGCTCGTTTTTGGACCGCTGGCTGATGTGGTCAGGATAGAGATGCTTATGATAATATCAGGAGTACTGATTGTTATCTTAAGTATCATCATGTTCTTAAATAAAAATTTTATCAAAGAAGGTATTAAAGCTCAGTAATATTATAAACAGAATGAATGCTTAATTATTGCTGCGATTACAGTTGCTTTCATGGTATAATCTTTTATATTAAAAGTGATAACTTATAAAAATTAGATTTCAATAATACATAGGAAATGGGTAAGATTTCATGGAAAACTATTTTGATATAGTCATTGTGGGGGCAGGAGCGGTAGGCTGTGCAATAGCCAGGGAGCTCTCGAAGTACAAGCTCCAGATCGCAGTGCTGGAGAAGGAAAGTGATGTTGCAGCGGGAACAAGCGGCAGAAACAGTGCTGTTGTTCATGCGGGCTTTAACAACAAGG
Encoded here:
- a CDS encoding MFS transporter, with the protein product MKEENVMENKRLIGWERRTAIFLSSQTFSLFGSSLVQFAIIWYIAKTTNSGIMVTISTICSFLPQLFISLFAGVWADRYNRRMLIVLSDGMIAISTLILAVVFFMGYKGMVLIFLISAIRSLGTGIQTPAVSAFIPQIVPEEKLMRINGINSTIQSLVFLVSPAASGAILSTSTFESILFIDVITAAVGITLLLALKVPAHKRASDKPDTDYFHDLKEGLRYSFRNTFIKNLLLFYSIFMFLIVPAAFLNVLMVTRVFGNEYWQLTANEMAFFAGSIVGGIAIASWGGFKNRIVTLVFGCCIFGVLTVAIGFVKIFYVYLGIMVLTGITMPMFNSPSMVLLQEKVDIDMQGRVFSLIQIVSSGIMPLGMLVFGPLADVVRIEMLMIISGVLIVILSIIMFLNKNFIKEGIKAQ